Within the Rosa rugosa chromosome 2, drRosRugo1.1, whole genome shotgun sequence genome, the region TCAGCCACCTTCCCAGTGCTCACAAGTCCATCCACAAGCAACCTCATCGTAGCAAAATTCGGCACCCAATTTTTCTCAATGCTCTCCTTAGCAAACATCAACGCACTCTCGAAATCCCCTCCTGTGCACAAGTAGTACACTAGAGTATAATAGCAGTTGCAATCCGGCTTAAACCCCTCTCCACCATCTTCTCAAACATCTTCTTCCCTTGCTCCAAATTCCCCTCATTGCAAAACCCGAGAATCAAATGGCAAAACGTGACCGCATTCGGCTTGATACCCCTCCCCAGGCCAACATCCCATCGAACAATGCCTCGGCCTCCATTGACATCTTCAACTTACAAAGACTCCGAATCCTAACGTTGTAAGTGTCAAGCCTCGGTTGGAACCCATACTTCTCCATCAAATTGATCACATTTCCCACATCCTCAAACCTCTCCTCGCTGTAAAACCCCAAAAGCAAGTGCCCGAATGAGTTCCCATCCGGCTTGATCCTCCTCCTCTCCATCTCCGCCAAAACAGAGTTGGCTGAGCTGGTGGAACGGGACTCCGAAAACGACTTGAGTACGCAATTGTAAGTGTTCAGATTTGGAAAAAGTTTCGGTAAGCACTGAAAACTATCATGCTCATTCTTAAATTCCATTGATAAAGATAGACTACTTGATTGGAGCACTGTGCTCAATCAAATGATTGCATGACTTACTGTGCTCAATCAAATGATTGCATGACTTACTTTTATGTGTAAATTGTTGAATATTTAGGAACTACGATATCCCCTTGGATAGTGACACTCGAAGCTCTAGAACCATTTTCCTGTGATCCTCCCAAAAAGGTGTTTCTCATATCTATTTACATATCACCCtaatttcggttttgtgttgtAATTATTGAAGCAGTATTTCATGGTTCTTATATGATGCGTGCTCTGAAGTGCAGCACCCCCATCTATTGCCCTATGTCGCTGAAAATATCTCTGAAAGTTATGACATAACATTAGAGGTACCCTCCCTACTTGTTTCTTTCAGTTTTGTGAAGCACGTTCACAGTTTCTACTTTCTTTTTCCTATGCCATTGCATTGTTGAGATGATGATCAAACTGCCCTTTAACTGCAAGGTTCGAATTAAACCAGCTGGAGAGAGGCGCTCATCTGTGGTCACAAAgagtaatttcaaccacttctaAGGATTTCCTCCCTATTTACATCTTCAACAGTGTTTAGTCTTACTTGATACAAGTCATACAAACCCCTCTGGAGTAGTTTTCCTACTCATGTACGATTGTAGGGTATTTTCACTATTTTGTATGCACTACCAAGCTTTCTCTAGCGTTACTCTTCCAACGGCCGTCATAACACTTAGAACAGGATGTCAAATACTCTGCTGAAGAAAACCTATGGTTTTGTACTTTTTATTATTTCCAACTGTGTTCCTTTTGTAAATATATGTTAATTATCTGCAACTCATCTACATAATTTGGACATTGCCTCAGCAGCTAGCACACCGTACCTTACTATCAATGGTTGCAACTTAAGGCCTGGAGATCTCCTTGGAACTGGGACCATCAGTGGACCTGTATGGTTTTAGTTCATTTTCTTATATTATGAATTTAACAGATTCCTATATTGCTGGAGTGAAGTTAATATATATCTTATATCTGCCAATAGGAGCTAGAATTAGGGCTGCACACGGATTGGATCGGTTTTGACTCCAAACCGTTTTTATGCCAAAGTGAGCGGTTTAGGCATTTTAAAGAACCGGACAACcggtcattaaaaaaaaaaaaaaaaaaacttaatccgacccaatccaatccaattaaagatggtttAGTTCGGTCGGTTAGGCGGTTTTCACCTATATAATATTAACAtgctatttatgaaaaaattcatagtaaaaattcaatctcaataattgaaattatgttaaattatctaaatttaaaattcaattattaaaatccaaaacatatagtcaaaaactaaaatataaatTAGATTCAAAGTGATTCACTTATTTAACAACTTAGCCATCAGTACTTGCTTAATATGATGGTATTCAAGAtcaaagaatgagagattgagataTCAGAGATGTGATATGAGAGGATCAAAAAAATTGTAGCTATTATATACTAAGGTTTTAGGCCTTTGGGCCTTAAATTCAATATGATAGTATATCATAtgagaataaagttataactggagatttagaacttacttagaacaaaccggacaaatgaatatatatatttattatgtgtatatataaaAAAACTTTTTCTCTTATATTTCAAACATACCGGTCAGTTTGGGTTCTGCGGTTTAAGCacaagagaaaccaaaccaacccaaTTCACAAATGGTTTGGTTCGATATTGAaccgattttcaatttttaaagttaaaaaaccttaaccaTATCATATTTATCGGTCGGTTTTGGTCGGTTTGGCTGGTTTGTACCATGTTTTGCACACCTCTAGCCAGAATCTTATGGAAACTTGCTAGAGCTGACATGGGATAAGCCGTTGTCATTAAACGGCGTTACTCGTAAATTCCTTGAAGATGGAGACGAAGTCATCATTACTGGTTTTAGCAAGGTTCTTGGCCTTACATGCCCTTTTATTAACTCTGATATTTCAACCACTgtaagtggcctagtggttcttgcctagttgggtgtgctccccaacctaggttcgaaccccgaagctgtcaaagtggccaggcactgtgctgcaatgcatagttggagcatttcacatgggCCGaatgggtttatcttgggcctaggaagcctttgggttccctttaacaaagtcaaaaaaaaaaaaaaaaactctgatATTTCTAATCGTCTTGATCTTTTAGAAAACACAAAAGTAAAACGAACATTAGTGAAGTTATTAATATGTTCGAAAACATTTTTGAAACCTGTTTTGCTCTTTAAACTACTTATCCTGCTATAATGATTGTTTTTGCTcttcataatttttttcaaaaggCACTTGATTTTCAGCATGTTTCTTATCTTTCTATCATGATTCATCGAGCTATAATGTTGTAGTATTTGCTTTTGTTCTCCTGAAGCAATTTATATTTCACATAATTACCGACTATCCTACTAGATTAAGGAACATTCTGATACTAGTAGAGTAGTAGGTCTAGAGTTTATTATAAATCCGTAACACTAGTTGCAAAGATCCAACTATTGGCATCTAATTATTGTTATCTTTGCAGGGAAATGGCTATAAAGTTGGGTTCGGGAAATAATCGTTCCACCTCCTTGAGCACTTTCTTCATCTCTCAATGGCAAGATCAAATATAAACTTCATTGGAGCTCTCCCATCTAATGTATCAAACTTGAAAGATGTTCATGTCTAGTACTTTGTTGACGGTGATAGTCGCATATGACTAAGGACCACTGTtcttaattttaaatttttcatatttatttcaATATAGATATCAATACATATTGTCTAATGCCGCGAAACTTCGAATATTGACATTTTTCAGTCTATTGATCGATCTGTTTGCTGGTGACAAACAGGTAAGTATCTCATCTAAATGCAAAACACCTACTATGATCATATTCGATATTGATGTCCTTGTAAAAGTTAGTAAAAATTAAGTCTAAAAATGGTCCAAGGGTGGGGTTCTATGGTCAGAGTTCAGAGTCCAAATCACTACGTACGTACTTGAAAAGTtgggaatatttttcgaaacagttaaacagtttttttttttttttttttttttaattttaagagGAGAAAGCCTACTCAGAGCAAGTACAGCGGTTGTGTTTTGACCGGGCACCACATGGGATTGCTGAGTTGTTGACTGGGCAAGGTGCTATTTTCCCCTCCACCGGGCCAATTTTAACGAGGCAAACATTGGCTTTCTTTGACCAAGGCCAAGAAAAATTCCAAGCCCATGCCTTTTTTCTTGCCCAGGCTTGGCtggctgccagctcggcccgCAGTAGAACGTGGCTGACGTCACAGGGGGCCGCGCAGAGAGAGACGCGAAAGAGAGAGGGCGTGAAGAGCACGGACGAATGGGGGAGCGCCACGTCCGGCAACGAGTCTGATTCGGTtttttgtcgcgtagcgacaaTTAACTGCCCATTGTGGGCGCACGTGGCTGAGAGCCGTTGGCTGGTTTGGGAATTTAAACCCAACGGTCAACAAATCTGGACCGAACAAAGGAACAGTAAAAGCAGATCTGACGACTAGGAATTAATATGAATGTAATATAGCTAACGGTAAGAAACAGGCagaaaaaaatatgtaaaaaattctaaaaatcatacaaaaaatttctctataaatacctacaatTGAAAAATGAACAGTGAAAATGAATGAACAGTGCCACgatgaacagtcttgaccggtcaagaaaaaaacaggtggaaacccatgtccagtggcagtgaacagtaccttgactggtcgaattcttgacttctcgactttgccttttcttgactacgggtgaacttgctctcaTGCCCTTAATATAGAACCAACGATTACAAATACCATGAGCCGATTGATGCTCAACTCTAACAACATCAATCACTCTTTCTTCCGGGCTACGTACAGACAATCAATGTATCCCAAAAGTCCTGATACATCTTTACAGTTAATATCAAGAGGAGACTGACCCCTTCCAACACCATATACCAATAACGTATAGGAGAATGGTCATTATACATTGACAACAACAAAATATCTAAATTAAAACACTTGGTCCCTAGAGATGACACTATAACAATGACCCATAACAATGGCCCAACCACGAACCCAAAACAACCAAACCCTACTCAAATCAGTagggacttttttttttgtcagttcTAATAAGTCCCTAGTGATTTGAGTAGGGTTTGGTTGTTTTGGATTCGTGGTTGGGCCATTGTTATGGGTCATTGTTCAGTAGGGACTTGTCATGGGTCATTGTTCAGTAGGGACTTATTAGAACTGACCAAAAACTACAAACCTAATCAAACAAAAACTTCGGCCACCGCAACACGCTTCCAAGCCTGCCTTGTGACCTTCCACCTCCACTCTAGCTCAACATCCGCAGCCGCCAATCGACCAAATCTTTTCGCTAACCCTTTGTGGTTACACTTGGATCAAAAACCGTACAGCCACAATGGGATCGAATGGCGTGCAACTCAGTCATGGCCTGCAACTCACAGGTATTCTTAGCACATGGGATCTTGAGACAGCCACCGCCGCAAGTGTCCGGCGGCATCTGGAGGAGGATTTTCAGGTCCATCTTTCGAATTCCATCCAAGAACAAATCGACATCTTCTTCGATGATGGGAAAGAGGATGAGAATGAAGGCAAAGGTAGAAGAACAAGACCGGAGATATGTACGTTGTCTCCACAGCTTCAAGACTTTGTTGGAGGGGGACCTGAAATGGCCCGTGCGGAGGCAATGAAGAAAATTGTGGCTTATATCCGGGAAAAGGGTTTGCAGATGAATTGTAACCATCTCATATTTGCAGATGATAAACTAACGTCCCTTTTTCCTGGCTGTACTAAATCTATCAGTATGTTTCAAATACATGACCTCCTATCCAAGGGTTTGCAGATGAATTGTAACCATCTCATATTTGCAGATGATAAACTAAAGTCCCTTTTTCCTGGCTGTACTAAATCTATCTGTATGTTTCAAATACATGACCTCCTATCCAAGCATGGTCATCTACAACCGCTTAAAGGTACGTTGAGTTTCGTCTACTTGTTCATGATCTATATATATTCACTATGTTTATATTAACCATCTAGATTTTTCTTAAGAAGTACGTAATATTGATGACTTACATGCAGCTGGCAAAGATGAGCGCGGGGTGAGGAAGACGAACGATGAAGCAATATGTAAAAAATCTGAGAATTGTGAAGGTGATCAAGATAGGGTGAAGAAGAAGGGGAAGAATGTTACAGAGGAAGATGTGAGACCGTGGGATAATATGCCACAAGCTATTATGGTGAAAATCTTAAAGCTATTACCATTTCCGGATTGGTCATTCCACCCCTGCTATGTTTGCAGTTCATGGCAAGTGGCAGTCGCCGATGTAATGTTTCCACCTGAAAACCGTGAGCTTAATCTGCGAGTCCTTGATTCATATCCCTGGATATTCAGGCAAAGGTGGTTCTTTAAATACCTCAGGATTGCCTTAAATTCTCCATCCGCCATCTTTTGGAGAACGCTTTACTTGCCCCAGACTGCATTCATCAAAAATGATATCCTTAGTGAGATTGCTGAAAAGTATGCTGGGAACTTTACTTTAATTCCCTCTCTAATCCGATAATTATGCAAGTCTCttgactttcaattttgattttcttgTTCTCTAACAATGAAATGCATTTCAATTTCTATTTCTTGTTCTTTTAACGAAGAAATGTACGTATATATATCAATTTCCGGGTTTGATATATAAACTTTACTAATGTTTTGCATGTCGATGGGCACTGCAGGACACCGGAACTGCGTGAACTTTATGTACCTCAAAAGTTGTGGGAAGATGTTCTTCTTAAGTCGGTTGCACCTAAGTGGAAGAATTTGACAAATACATGGTTCGGCTACCACCAATTTTTCTTATCTCcaagtagggctgtcaatttcgACACGAACCGATAACAcaactcgaaacccgcacgaaataaagcgggttgaaccaacccgcacgattaaaaagcgggtcggcagcgggtcaacccgtcatgacccatttaataaacgggtcgGCCGCGGGTCAAcctgccaacacgaagtgaacccgtataacccgattatgctatacttcttcttgaaattttggacgttgggagtatttgatccaaggattggacaatttgaaatattttgcttcatcattattggatttaattatttatgaattatatataattatttatattcttcgtcttatgaagtttttagtgaatttaatcaatttatgcatgtttttagttaaatggatcgcactgttaacccttaaatgggtcattttgtccaacacgacacgacctatttattaaatgggttaagcgggttggaaacgggtaacccgtttaataaataggttgggtttgagtttaaattttcgacACAATTAATAAATGGGTTGTGTTTGAGTTTGTCTCTTGTGACACAACATATatcttgacccgacacgaacccaacccgacacgacccattgacagccctatgaCTCCAAGCTACTTGCAAGTTTATCTCAGTTTATACGGAACTATCAATAATGATTTAGCATCCATGCTAGGTTAATTTTTTCCAAATCTCAAGTCTCTAGAGATTGATGGGTGTACAATGTCGGAACATATCCTAGGAATCATAATGGATGGTCACAAGAATCTTGAGCTACTTGTTACAGAAGAAACTTCTACCGTTTTGCTGAGGCTTAGAGGATGCCGTCACAACCAGATATGGGAGCGATGAACTAGCGCTAAATCAAAAGAAGTAATCAAACGGCTATTTTGGTGTTACCGCATCTAATCATGTATCACACTTTGAACTTGTTTATGGTATTCGTTGAGCTACTGCTATGTTTCTTTTGATTCGTTTAAGGCAGTTGACCCCAGTAAGTGTTGTCCTCAATAGTTTAAGTAAAAGATTTGTTTTTGCTCTTAACTTGGACATACACATCCATTCATTGTGGTCTGTTTTCGTTCGAATCTATCTATTCCTGCATCTCACATAATGAACTTCATTTATGCAGTGTGTTCTTTCGGGTTTCTATTTAGGAGATAGAACCGTTCTACTTATCATAACATAAAGATCAATGTGGCTGGCAGAACAACAAACCAGCTCTGAGACATGATTAGATCAAAAGTGCAGTATCCAGATTTCTGCCTAGGCCTCTTTGCTAAAATGTAAAGCCTATTTGAAAGTAGTTTTTCCTGCTAAAAGTTATACAGAACCAATTGTATCTCAGAGAAATCCAAGTCTATTTCTACAGAATCTTGATAAACTATATCATCAACTAAATTTCAAGCACCATGAAACATACTAACATAGACACAGAAGCTTGTTAGGTTATTTCCATATGAATTCACAGAATATCAATTCTAAAGAAACCACTAAACCTTCCACACTGACATTCACTGTGGCAAGCCTTCTTCAACTTCACTCCACCTATGTTGATTCACAGTGAACTTCTCCTTCATCTGGCCGATAAGCTGGCGAGCCTCAGCCACCTTCCCAATGCTCACAAGTCCATCCACAAGCAACCTCATCGTAGCAAAATTCGGCACCCAATTCTTCTCAATGCTCTCCTTTGCAAACCTCAACGCACTCTCGAAATCCCCTCCTGTGCACGAGTAGTACACTAGAGTATAATAGCAGTTGCAATCCGGCTTAAACCCCCTCTCCACCATCTTCTCAAACATCTTCTTCCCTTTCTCCAAATTCCCCTCCTTGCAAAACCCGAGAATCAAATGGCAAAACGTGACCGCATTCGGCTTGATACCCCTCCCCAACATCCCATCCAACAATGCCTCTGCCTCCATCGACTTCTTCAACTTACAGAGACTCCGAACCCTAACGTTGTAGGTATCAAGCCCCGGTTGGAACCCATACTTCTCCATCAAATTGATCACATTTCCCACATCCTCAAACCTCTCCTCGCTGTAAAACCCCGAAAGCAAGTGCCCGAACGTGTTCCCATCCGGCTTGATCCTCCTCCTCTCCATCTCCGCCAAAACAGAGTAGGCTGAGCCGGTGGAGCCAGACTCCGAAAGGGATTTGAGTACGCAATTGTAAGTGTCCAGATTTGGCTGAATCCCATAAACCTTCGGAAAATCGCGGTAAATCCGAGTGACCTCTTTGTAATCCTCGGCGAAAACGCAAGATAATAACAGGGCATTGAGGAGCTTCACGTCCTGGGGGATACCGAGTTCATGGCAAAGCTCGAAGGTGCGGACGGCGTGGTCGGGCATGCGGGCCCGGCCGTAGAGGAGGATGACGTGGGAGGCGATACGGTGCGTTTGGAGGTCGGGGCGGGAGAGGAGGAGGTGGTCGAGGAATTGGGGGATGAGGTTTGGGTGGGGGGAGTCGCGGAGGGAGGTGACGGCGCGTGTGAGGGCGATGCGGTGGAGGTTGGAGTCGGGGGTGAGGGAGGCGGATTGGCAGAGGGAGACGATTTTGTGGGGGTCTTTTTCGGTTTTGAGGAGGGCGATGAGGGAGCGGATTTTGTCTCTGGAGGAGGGttcggtggtggtggagagGCGGCGCgtgtggaggaggaggaaggatTGGCGGAGGCGGGAGATGAGAGACATAGGGGCTGAGGTGGAGGTTAGTAGGGTTTATGAGAGGGACAGTGGCGAGGTAGCTGAGAAGGGACTGAGATTTTGGGGTAGttggttttttttaaaaaaaaaaaattaataaaaagtggTAGAACTAAAAAATAATTTTCCGGGATGGGAGGGATTTGAACCCGACGTGAATCGAACACGCAACCTTCTGATCTGGAGTCAGACGCGCTACCATTGCGCCACGGATCCCCGGTTGTTATGTTCCTGTCCCTTAGTCATACTTGTATCTCATAGCCTGTACTCAATTTCTCAATTTCTCACTTTCAGTGGactattatgatttatgaaattTCTCTTGTGGCATTTATCCGTCTAAATACGCTCTTTAACATCGCGTCACTCAATGATAACGTTTTCAAATGCATAAAAGTTTCAACATCTGATTTTACATTCTTCATCTCATTATTGACCAACACTAAATAAGTTTAAATTTGCTTCCAAAAATCTGTGCAAAACAAAACTTAACACAATTATTAGTATCTGAGTTACATCCCAAGCTCCCGCTTTTAGTAAGGTATTCTAAAACATCTCTTGATAGCATTTATTTGTCAAAATACACTCTTTAGCATCACGTTATTCATTCACAAAGTTTTCAAATACATAAAATTTTTGACATCTGGTTTTACATTCTTCATATCTCATTATTGACTAATTGTTAAATAagttaaggattaaattcagtttagtccctcagaCTTTAGGCcaaaaatcagtttggtccctcttttttttttttaatcaaactcatccctgatctcccAAATTGCATCAACTTCGTCCAAAGACTCCGAACATGACGTCATGTGCTGAGCTGGAGCCGACAAGGAGGTCCCACATTTCTGATTTTGAACccacaagaagggcaaaatagacatttcaaatctaatctaatttctaattttttttctcttattctctctctcttctgcgtCGCTTTCTTCTCACATATCTGAaacctctcctctctctctctctctcagccacCATGAATCTCTACTCCAAATATTACAAAGACTCTTGCCTCAAGGAGCAACAGGAGGCCTCGATCAAATCCACCGTCGAAGCCTCTCTCTCTTCacctctgcctctgcctcttGATCGGCGTCgtcctcatcttcttctccgGTGACTGACTTAGACTCGTCGAGGCAGCCCAGAAGACTTGACCCAGCAGGCGATTGGGGCGATTGGGTATGCGGATGGAGGAGTCGGAGGACTTGGAATCGGAATCAGAATTGGAATGGGAAggggaagaaagagagaagcgAATCTCGAAGCTTTCGGTGGTTCTGCCAGTTTTACAGCGATTTCCGGCGGCTGTGGCTACTATCGGGCATGGGTAAGGTACCAAATAACATCCTCTCATCAAGCTCTACCTCCTCTGGAGTTTAGTTGAGATTTGAAGTACTTTGAAGAAATTGGAATTTTGGGATTTTATGTTCACTGTTGTTCCGGTGGTTTTTGAGATTTTTGTATGAGAAGTGACTGTTATTGTGGTGTTGGAGCAGAATAGCTGCTGTAGTGATGGAATATGATATGGGTATGAATCTAGTATGAAGTATGGGTATGAATCTGATATGGGTATTGGTATAAATCTGGTATTGATATTGGTATGGGTAAAATGAAGAGGAAGTGATATGGCTGGTGATAGTCTTTCGGTGGTGGAGTTTCAAAAGGGTGAGGTGATGAGATTGGATGAATGAATGGGAAGAGTTGGGTGAATTCTTTTGTGCATAAAAGTTTCAAGAAATTGGAATAATTGGGTAGACAAGAATCAGAGTAAAATCTGGAAAAATAAGATTgagatggaagagagagagagaaagaagaagaagacgaagaagaagaaggggaggaagggaaaatgtcaattttacccttcttagagggtcaaaatctgaaaagtgggaCCCCATGTCGGTTCCATGTCAGCACATGACGTCATGTTCGGAgtaaaattcaaattttggacgagattgatgcaatttgggagatcatggatgagtttgattaaaaaaaaaaaagagggaccaaactgatgtttggcctaaagtctgaggaactaaactgaatttaatccataaGTTAACAAAACATAACTTAAGACAAGTATCAGTATTTGAGTTCAACTGGTTCAGAACTAATGGACATTTTGTCACGATGTCTAGCTAGTGTCTAACTAGCCGACTCACATCAGTCACATGGACGTAATTGGTGCAAATATAGAAACTCTCGACTGTGACCAGCATTAACAACTACTTTGCAAGCTTTGATGGGCAGGTAGACCATTAAGTTGGGAACGTAGCACTATTGATAGAAAGGTATTTTATTACACATGCTATTCTGGTTTACAGCTAATTTACATTTTTTGTATCCGCAACTAATTGCAGTTAGATAACACGTGTGGAACTTCAACTAATTAACGATCAACAAAGTGATTGGTTAAATATTAAGCCATCCAAATCATATATACGACAATAATATACTCGTTAAACAGGTCATTAGGGCATTGATTAGTGAATAACCAAATGTCATTACAAAGAATCACTAGCTTTGACTCATGTACATTTGGTACGTTCTATGTTACATAAATGGTTGAGAGCTTGACATTCAGATCCTTGAGGTGGAATgttgttaaaaaaaatatgGTTGATTCAATTGAACTCTTAGCTAATTGAGTAGGTGATGCTCGCCCTCTTTTACAGCTTATCTTTGCCCCCGAGATCTTAAAAATGTTATCTTactcacttataagttataacatgaGCACAACATTGCCTGTTGCGTAGAAGTTAGCTTGTTATTTTGAGATATCATTTGGTATACATGGGCATACTTTGAATTATTGCCTTCGTAAGAAAATTTACTAACACATTTTGTTGATGATAACCGGCGGACCTAGCTGGGGGCGAGTGAAGGCTTATGCACTCACGGAGTTTTTGCCTATAGTAGAGTTAATTGATGATCTATTAGTTAGCATACGAAATTttagcctatatatatatatatatatatatatatatatatatatatatatatatatatatatatatatagttaattgatgatctattaattgatatatatatatatatatatatatatatatatatatatatatatatatatatatatatatatatatatcctatccagagcggagttccgctttgaaattacggagtgaacttcgagtttttggtcgcttttaggtcgcatatccacatctcgaccgttcagtttttaggtactagtgtatagatcatctctgcaaattttcagccaaattgatgaccgttaaggcattgataactgccttaaagctagtacggttcaggttggacagattcagatcgtcgattggtttaagcgagttagataccttaacgatcatcaatttggctgaaaatttgcagagatgatctatacactagtatctaaaaactgaacggtcgagatgtggatatgcgacctaaaagcgaccaaaaactcgaagttcactccgtaatttcaaagcggaactccactctggataagatctgtatatatatatatatatatatatgtcctcACATcatattaaaataaaaagaatatgaCAATATATCCTCGTATAAATAAAATTCTGAGTACGCCACTATTGATGATAACATTAAAAGCTTTAATCTTCGTAAAAATTTAATTTAGCGCTGTGTTATCGATCATAATGATCTCAATTCACGTATCTACCAATATCAATTAAAAAGCTAATAAACCAATAAGGTTAGGTGGTAGATACTATCTCAGATATACAACATGTAATGCCGGAATGACTTGATGTATAGGCAACTCTATCTACTTTGTTTCTTTAACTAAAATTCAAAAAGCACAGTTAGCATATTGATGTCAAAGTCGTGAAAGGCAGTTTCTGATGTTGGTTAGTGGTAGGCTCTTTATTTTTGGATACGTATATGGGCATGTAGCCAAATATCCAAGTCCAAAGAAAGGGACCTATTCTTCTTCTAAAGCATTTGGTCGTGGCTTTTCCACATTTCCACATTTTTCTATTTcgttataatttttattttaattaaaaatactATTAGATAAGTTCAAAATATAACCCAATTTGTCAAAATTGATCAAATATCTTTAATTTTAATCTTTTTACCAACGATCAAGCTAAAAATTTCAATACAATCGCtccatattttgtttttgtttttccacAAAATTACGTGAGTAGTTGATAGGTGTACAGAATAAAGTTAATTATTTACTGAAATCGGCTTAAAATGAGTAAGCTTATCAAAATAAATGAAGTTATATGGACAAACTCTATGATAGCCCTAAGGTAGTTTTGCCTATGTAGTGTTATACATATCCTCTCGTCTTCTACACGGTTGGAACTCGAGGGACCTTTTCGTGAAGATGATTTTGATCACTAAGATTGTATTGCTCGTTCTTTACTTTCTTAATCTTTGCATTACATCTTGTTCAATGATTAACAAAATGTGATGAGAGTCAAATTCTATCAACTTA harbors:
- the LOC133734382 gene encoding uncharacterized protein LOC133734382 — translated: MGSNGVQLSHGLQLTGILSTWDLETATAASVRRHLEEDFQVHLSNSIQEQIDIFFDDGKEDENEGKGRRTRPEICTLSPQLQDFVGGGPEMARAEAMKKIVAYIREKGLQMNCNHLIFADDKLTSLFPGCTKSISMFQIHDLLSKGLQMNCNHLIFADDKLKSLFPGCTKSICMFQIHDLLSKHGHLQPLKAGKDERGVRKTNDEAICKKSENCEGDQDRVKKKGKNVTEEDVRPWDNMPQAIMVKILKLLPFPDWSFHPCYVCSSWQVAVADVMFPPENRELNLRVLDSYPWIFRQRWFFKYLRIALNSPSAIFWRTLYLPQTAFIKNDILSEIAEKTPELRELYVPQKLWEDVLLKSVAPKWKNLTNTWFGYHQFFLSPSRAVNFDTNR
- the LOC133733545 gene encoding small ribosomal subunit protein mS86 (rPPR1)-like yields the protein MSLISRLRQSFLLLHTRRLSTTTEPSSRDKIRSLIALLKTEKDPHKIVSLCQSASLTPDSNLHRIALTRAVTSLRDSPHPNLIPQFLDHLLLSRPDLQTHRIASHVILLYGRARMPDHAVRTFELCHELGIPQDVKLLNALLLSCVFAEDYKEVTRIYRDFPKVYGIQPNLDTYNCVLKSLSESGSTGSAYSVLAEMERRRIKPDGNTFGHLLSGFYSEERFEDVGNVINLMEKYGFQPGLDTYNVRVRSLCKLKKSMEAEALLDGMLGRGIKPNAVTFCHLILGFCKEGNLEKGKKMFEKMVERGFKPDCNCYYTLVYYSCTGGDFESALRFAKESIEKNWVPNFATMRLLVDGLVSIGKVAEARQLIGQMKEKFTVNQHRWSEVEEGLPQ